The following proteins come from a genomic window of Syngnathus acus chromosome 15, fSynAcu1.2, whole genome shotgun sequence:
- the gpr137ba gene encoding G protein-coupled receptor 137Ba isoform X2, which yields MEAPVKETRESFPLPTLTPAVPPYVTLGLTVVYSAFYSLLFIFIYVQLWLVLRYRHKRFSYQTVFLFLCLLWSALRTVLFSFYFKNFVTANTLGPFPFWLLYCFPVCLQFFTLSLMNLYFAQVVFKAKSKYAPELLRYRLPLYLVFLFMSVLFLAVNLVCAMLVRTSSADARTVVLVRVAINDTLFVLCAVSLSLCLYKIAKMSLANIYLESKGTSVCQVSAIGAIVILLYTSRACYNLVVLGLSNKSINSFDYDWYNVSDQADLQSTLGDTGYVVFGVILFIWELLPTSLVVFFFRVRQPNLDRVSHQPALGFQVTSSRPGLISSTTLGVTTVMMTLHGASCLRTSKPVWLPTVTSGGARVTA from the exons ATGGAGGCCCCGGTGAAGGAGACTCGGGAGTCGTTCCCCCTGCCCACTCTCACGCCGGCCGTGCCCCCTTACGTGACCCTGGGTCTGACGGTGGTCTACAGCGCCTTCTACTCACtgctcttcatcttcatctaCGTCCAACTGTGGTTGGTGCTGCGCTACCGGCACAAGCGCTTCAGCTACCAGACCGTGTTCCTGTTCCTGTGCCTGCTGTGGTCGGCCCTGCGCACGGTGCTCTTCTCCTTCTACTTCAAGAACTTTGTGACGGCCAACACTTTGGGGCCTTTTCCCTTCTGGCTGCTGTACTGCTTCCCCGTGTGCCTGCAGTTCTTCACACTGAGCCTCATGAACCTCTACTTTGCACAG GTCGTGTTCAAGGCCAAGTCCAAATATGCACCAGAGCTCCTGAGATACAG GCTGCCACTGTACCTTGTCTTCCTGTTCATGAGCGTGCTGTTTTTGGCCGTCAACTTGGTGTGCGCCATGCTAGTGAGGACATCGTCTGCGGACGCCCGCACTGTGGTGCTGGTGAGGGTTGCCATCAACGACACCCTCTTCGTCCTGTGCGCCGTCTCGCTCTCGCTGTGTCTCTACAAGATTGCCAAAATGTCCTTGGCTAACATTTATCTGGAATCCAAG ggaacGTCGGTGTGCCAGGTGAGTGCCATAGGAGCCATTGTTATCCTCCTGTACACGTCCAGGGCCTGCTACAACCTGGTGGTCCTGGGATTGTCCAATAAGAGCATCAACTCCTTTGACTATGACTGGTACAACGTTTCTGACCAG gCGGATCTACAGTCCACTCTAGGCGACACAGGCTACGTGGTCTTTGGGGTGATCTTGTTCATATGGGAGCTGCTCCCCACTTCTcttgtggtttttttcttcagagtCCGCCAGCCCAACCTGGACAGGGTGAGTCACCA ACCGGCTCTGGGATTCCAAGTCACGTCTTCTCGTCCAGGGCTTATTTCTTCGACAACCCTCGGCGTTACGACAGTGATGATGACCTTGCATGGAGCGTCATGCCTCAGAACATCCAAGCCAG TTTGGTTGCCGACAGTTACGAGTGGGGGAGCCAGAGTAACAGCATAA
- the gpr137ba gene encoding G protein-coupled receptor 137Ba isoform X1, which yields MEAPVKETRESFPLPTLTPAVPPYVTLGLTVVYSAFYSLLFIFIYVQLWLVLRYRHKRFSYQTVFLFLCLLWSALRTVLFSFYFKNFVTANTLGPFPFWLLYCFPVCLQFFTLSLMNLYFAQVVFKAKSKYAPELLRYRLPLYLVFLFMSVLFLAVNLVCAMLVRTSSADARTVVLVRVAINDTLFVLCAVSLSLCLYKIAKMSLANIYLESKGTSVCQVSAIGAIVILLYTSRACYNLVVLGLSNKSINSFDYDWYNVSDQADLQSTLGDTGYVVFGVILFIWELLPTSLVVFFFRVRQPNLDRTGSGIPSHVFSSRAYFFDNPRRYDSDDDLAWSVMPQNIQASLVADSYEWGSQSNSISAYVGGDDIYHLPPPPEELNHY from the exons ATGGAGGCCCCGGTGAAGGAGACTCGGGAGTCGTTCCCCCTGCCCACTCTCACGCCGGCCGTGCCCCCTTACGTGACCCTGGGTCTGACGGTGGTCTACAGCGCCTTCTACTCACtgctcttcatcttcatctaCGTCCAACTGTGGTTGGTGCTGCGCTACCGGCACAAGCGCTTCAGCTACCAGACCGTGTTCCTGTTCCTGTGCCTGCTGTGGTCGGCCCTGCGCACGGTGCTCTTCTCCTTCTACTTCAAGAACTTTGTGACGGCCAACACTTTGGGGCCTTTTCCCTTCTGGCTGCTGTACTGCTTCCCCGTGTGCCTGCAGTTCTTCACACTGAGCCTCATGAACCTCTACTTTGCACAG GTCGTGTTCAAGGCCAAGTCCAAATATGCACCAGAGCTCCTGAGATACAG GCTGCCACTGTACCTTGTCTTCCTGTTCATGAGCGTGCTGTTTTTGGCCGTCAACTTGGTGTGCGCCATGCTAGTGAGGACATCGTCTGCGGACGCCCGCACTGTGGTGCTGGTGAGGGTTGCCATCAACGACACCCTCTTCGTCCTGTGCGCCGTCTCGCTCTCGCTGTGTCTCTACAAGATTGCCAAAATGTCCTTGGCTAACATTTATCTGGAATCCAAG ggaacGTCGGTGTGCCAGGTGAGTGCCATAGGAGCCATTGTTATCCTCCTGTACACGTCCAGGGCCTGCTACAACCTGGTGGTCCTGGGATTGTCCAATAAGAGCATCAACTCCTTTGACTATGACTGGTACAACGTTTCTGACCAG gCGGATCTACAGTCCACTCTAGGCGACACAGGCTACGTGGTCTTTGGGGTGATCTTGTTCATATGGGAGCTGCTCCCCACTTCTcttgtggtttttttcttcagagtCCGCCAGCCCAACCTGGACAGG ACCGGCTCTGGGATTCCAAGTCACGTCTTCTCGTCCAGGGCTTATTTCTTCGACAACCCTCGGCGTTACGACAGTGATGATGACCTTGCATGGAGCGTCATGCCTCAGAACATCCAAGCCAG TTTGGTTGCCGACAGTTACGAGTGGGGGAGCCAGAGTAACAGCATAAGCGCGTACGTCGGAGGGGACGACATTTACCACCTGCCGCCTCCTCCAGAGGAGCTCAACCATTACTGA